Proteins encoded within one genomic window of Saccharomyces mikatae IFO 1815 strain IFO1815 genome assembly, chromosome: 15:
- the YVC1 gene encoding Yvc1p (similar to Saccharomyces cerevisiae YVC1 (YOR087W); ancestral locus Anc_2.198) codes for MVPSYDGLNLPVINEQCMPENNGSLGFEAPTPRQVLRITLNLKYLIDKVIPIVYDPTDIVCDHSEVLSPKVMKLAYEACGGNPKNKINKRKYQSVIIFSLLKVCEWYSILATMEVHNAKLYETRNLASQQLCKLLIEKEETRDLQFLFMQLLLRRYVINENDEDQDPLNALELATDMHCTTVIGSSGFQRCLKWIWRGWIVQNGLDPTTFVKDDSLAEVSMISHFNPVRLKAPVYQNYLQMTFSFLFLGLYTLVVNGKDSEKVQSFDLWESVFYIFNTGFILDELTKLYYIGYAHLSFWNLFNDTTYLIITLAMGFRAMSVTPLNAKYSSEDWDKISYRVLSCAAPFVWSRLLLYLESQRFIGIMLVILKHMMKESIVFFFLLFLIMIGFTQGFLGLDSADGKRDITGPILGNLTITVLGLGSFDVFEEFAPPYAAILYYGYYFIVSVILLNILIALYSTAYQKVIDNADDEYMALMSQKTLRYIRAPDEDVYVSPLNLIELLVTPILRVLPPKRAKDLSYVVMTIVYSPFLLLISVKETREARRIKYNRMKRLNDDANEYDTPWDLTDGYLDDDSGLFSDSQNSGMRATQLKNSRSLKLQRTAEQEDVHFHVPKIWYQKVKKCSPSFEQYDDDDTEDEVDDKDDVKKLAEKVESLTAVITDLVEKLDLKDKKE; via the coding sequence ATGGTACCGTCCTACGATGGTTTGAATCTGCCAGTTATCAATGAACAATGTATGCCTGAAAATAATGGATCTCTTGGGTTTGAAGCCCCCACTCCAAGACAGGTTCTGAGGATTACACTGAATTTGAAGTATTTAATCGATAAGGTTATACCTATTGTTTATGATCCTACTGATATCGTATGTGACCATTCTGAAGTTTTATCTCCAAAAGTTATGAAGTTGGCTTACGAGGCATGTGGTGGGAACcctaaaaacaaaatcaacaaaagaaaatatcagtCGGTTATCATATTCTCGTTACTTAAAGTTTGTGAGTGGTATTCTATATTGGCTACTATGGAAGTGCATAATGCCAAGCTTTACGAAACTAGAAATTTAGCTTCACAGCAGTTATGTAAATTgttaattgaaaaagaagaaacaagagatctgcagtttctttttatgcAATTACTGCTGCGTCGTTATGTGATCAACGAGAACGACGAAGATCAAGACCCATTGAATGCTTTGGAGCTTGCCACAGATATGCACTGTACTACAGTGATAGGGTCGAGCGGATTTCAACGTTGTTTAAAGTGGATATGGAGAGGTTGGATAGTTCAAAATGGTCTAGATCCCACAACTTTTGTCAAGGACGATTCACTGGCGGAAGTTTCCATGATTTCGCACTTTAACCCAGTAAGACTAAAGGCACCGGTATACCAGAATTATCTACAGATgaccttttcatttttgtttctggGACTTTATACTTTGGTGGTTAATGGAAAGGACTCTGAAAAAGTTCAATCCTTTGATTTGTGGGAAAGtgtattttatatattcaatACTGGTTTCATCTTGGACGAACTCACTAAACTTTATTATATCGGTTATGCACACCTATCGTTTTGGAATTTATTTAACGATACCACATATTTGATAATCACTTTGGCTATGGGGTTCCGTGCAATGAGTGTGACTCCTCTCAATGCGAAATACTCTTCGGAAGATTGGgataaaatatcatataGGGTTTTATCGTGTGCAGCACCTTTTGTGTGGTCAAGACTTCTATTGTACCTTGAATCACAAAGATTTATTGGTATAATGctggttatattaaaacATATGATGAAAGAATCcattgtctttttcttccttttattcttaataATGATTGGATTCACTCAAGGCTTTTTAGGTTTGGATTCAGCAGATGGTAAAAGAGATATCACGGGTCCCATCTTGGGTAACTTAACAATCACTGTTTTGGGACTTGGAAGTTTTGAcgtttttgaagaattcgCTCCACCCTATGCGGCAATATTGTATTATGGATACTATTTTATCGTTTCTGTTATCCTTTTAAATATCTTGATTGCGCTGTATTCAACTGCTTATCAGAAGGTCATTGACAACGCAGATGACGAGTACATGGCTTTGATGTCACAAAAGACGTTAAGGTACATTAGAGCGCCTGATGAAGATGTCTATGTTTCTCCATTGAACTTAATTGAACTGCTTGTGACTCCTATTTTACGTGTTCTTCCACCAAAGCGTGCTAAAGACCTGAGCTATGTTGTTATGACAATAGTATATAGCCCATTCTTGTTGCTCATTTCTGTTAAAGAAACACGTGAAGCtagaagaataaaatacAACAGGATGAAAAGATTGAATGATGATGCAAACGAATACGATACCCCGTGGGATTTAACAGATGGTTACTTGGATGATGATAGTGGTTTATTCTCTGACAGCCAAAATTCAGGCATGAGAGCTACccagttgaaaaattcacgTTCGTTAAAATTGCAAAGAACGGCTGAACAAGAGGATGTACATTTCCATGTCCCCAAGATATGGTACCaaaaagtcaaaaaatGCAGTCCCTCTTTCGAGCagtatgatgatgacgatacTGAAGATGAGgttgatgataaagatGATGTCAAAAAGCTCGCTGAAAAAGTGGAAAGTTTAACAGCCGTAATAACCGACCTGGTCGAAAAACTGGATTTaaaggataaaaaagaatga
- the VPS21 gene encoding Rab family GTPase VPS21 (similar to Saccharomyces cerevisiae YPT53 (YNL093W) and VPS21 (YOR089C); ancestral locus Anc_2.196) yields MNTSVTSIKLVLLGEAAVGKSSIVLRFVSNDFAENKEPTIGAAFLTQRVTINEHTVKFEIWDTAGQERFASLAPMYYRNAQAALVVYDVTKPQSFIKARHWVKELHEQASKDIIIALVGNKIDMLQEGGERKVAREEGEKLAEEKGLLFFETSAKTGENVNDVFLGIGEKVPLKKEEEQNNANNERESNSKRVDLNAANNGSSTNNACSC; encoded by the coding sequence ATGAATACATCGGTAACTTCCATAAAGTTGGTACTGTTGGGTGAAGCAGCAGTTGGGAAATCGTCAATAGTCCTAAGGTTTGTATCCAATGATTTCGCCGAAAATAAGGAACCCACTATCGGTGCAGCATTCCTTACTCAGAGAGTTACGATAAATGAACATACTGTTAAGTTTGAAATATGGGATACTGCTGGACAAGAGAGATTTGCATCGTTGGCACCCATGTACTATAGAAACGCACAGGCTGCACTTGTAGTATACGATGTGACAAAACCACAATCTTTTATTAAAGCACGCCACTGGGTTAAGGAACTGCATGAACAAGCATCAAAGGACATCATTATTGCATTAGTCGGTAATAAGATCGATATGCTACAAGAAGGTGGAGAAAGAAAGGTTGCAAGGGAGGAAGGTGAAAAGCTGGCCGAAGAAAAGGGcttgttgttttttgaaacaagtGCTAAGACAGGAGAAAATGTTAATGATGTATTTTTAGGTATTGGTGAGAAAGTACCActgaaaaaagaggaagaacaaaataacGCTAATAATGAACGCGAGTCTAACAGTAAAAGGGTAGATTTGAATGCTGCCAATAATGGATCTAGCACAAACAATGCTTGTAGCTGTTag
- the PTC5 gene encoding type 2C protein phosphatase PTC5 (similar to Saccharomyces cerevisiae PTC5 (YOR090C); ancestral locus Anc_2.195) produces MSPLTRTVAIRKTVKALSKCQSGKEYTQKLLQRAYTTSHANSTYYSRTKLFIASHSKALNIALLSGSLLLTYSYYSPKKILSLDTINGIKDYSTNSSNNINMPSPNSKETKTQNNQQAQNDQSVPILNDAKIEAKLHDREESHFVNRGTGIFRYDVAQLPSNHPIEDDHVEQIITIPIECEDSKSIEKDLYFFGIFDGHGGPFTSEKLSKDLVRYVAYQLGQVYDQNKTVFQSDPNKLIDSAISKGFLKLDNDIVMESFRKLFQDPSNANIANTLPAISGSCALLSLYNSTNSILKVAVTGDSRALICGLDNKGNWTVKSLSTDQTGDNLDEVQRIRKEHPGEPNVIRNGRILGSLQPSRAFGDYRYKIKEVDGKPLSNLPDVAKLYFRREPRDFKTPPYVTAEPVISSAKIGENTKFMVMGSDGLFELLTNEEIASLVIRWMDKNMSIMPLKAEPGKLPKVIDVSDDKEAQRPAFRYKDNKSSSSSASNSEYLIEDKNVATHLIRNALSAGGRKEYVSALVSIPSPMSRRYRDDLTVTVAFFGDSGKPSNISNATSIVMNPEATTKPKPRL; encoded by the coding sequence ATGTCTCCCTTAACAAGAACCGTGGCTATAAGGAAAACAGTAAAGGCTTTATCCAAATGTCAATCTGGTAAGGAATATACACAGAAACTTCTCCAACGTGCTTATACAACATCACACGCAAACAGCACATATTATTCAAGGACAAAGTTATTTATAGCATCCCATTCCAAGGCTTTAAACATTGCTCTATTGAGCGGATCCCTACTTTTGACCTATTCTTACTATTCCCCAAAAAAGATCCTCTCTCTTGACACAATTAATGGAATAAAGGACTACTCTACAAATAGCAGTAACAATATCAACATGCCGTCACCTAATTCaaaggaaacaaaaacGCAAAATAACCAACAAGCTCAGAATGATCAATCAGTGCCCATTTTGAACGATGCTAAAATAGAGGCAAAGCTGCATGACAGAGAGGAAAGCCATTTTGTTAACCGTGGTACAGGGATATTCAGGTATGATGTGGCCCAGTTGCCTTCCAACCATCCAATAGAAGATGATCACGTAGAGCAAATTATCACTATTCCAATAGAGTGTGAGGATAGTAAGTCCATAGAGAAagatttatatttttttggaattttCGATGGCCATGGTGGTCCTTTCACTTCGGAGAAATTATCTAAAGATTTGGTTCGTTACGTAGCTTATCAATTGGGTCAGGTTTATGACCAAAATAAAACAGTTTTTCAGTCCGATCCTAACAAATTAATTGACTCTGCAATTTCCAAAGGGTTTTTGAAACTAGATAATGACATTGTAATGGAATCGTTTAGAAAGCTGTTTCAAGATCCAAGCAATGCTAATATTGCGAATACTTTACCTGCGATCTCAGGATCGTGTGCACTATTGAGTCTATACAACTCTACTAACTCGATTTTGAAGGTTGCCGTCACTGGGGACTCAAGGGCTTTAATTTGTGGTTTGGACAATAAGGGTAATTGGACAGTAAAGTCATTATCTACCGATCAGACAGGCGATAACTTGGATGAAGTGCAGAGAATTAGGAAGGAACACCCGGGAGAACCTAACGTTATaagaaatggaagaatATTAGGTTCATTACAGCCATCCAGGGCATTTGGAGATTACCGCTACAAGATCAAGGAAGTTGATGGAAAACCATTGTCAAATTTACCCGACGTCGCCAAGCTTTATTTTAGAAGGGAACCAAGGGATTTCAAGACACCTCCTTACGTGACCGCTGAACCAGTAATTTCTTCTGCTAAAATTGGTGAAAACACTAAATTTATGGTGATGGGATCGGATGGTTTATTTGAACTACTaactaatgaagaaatcgCCTCGCTGGTGATTAGATGGATGGATAAAAACATGAGTATAATGCCTCTCAAAGCGGAACCAGGAAAATTACCTAAAGTAATCGATGTGTCGGACGACAAGGAAGCGCAAAGACCAGCATTCAGGTATAAGGATAATAAATCCAGCTCATCATCTGCTTCAAACTCAGAATATCTTATTGAAGACAAAAATGTAGCCACTCATTTAATTAGGAATGCATTAAGTGCTGGTGGGCGAAAAGAATATGTTTCTGCATTGGTTAGTATACCATCGCCAATGAGTAGAAGATATAGAGATGACTTGACAGTGACAGTAGCCTTCTTCGGTGATTCTGGAAAACCCTCAAACATTTCTAATGCTACTTCCATAGTGATGAACCCGGAGGCAACAACAAAGCCAAAGCCTAGATTATGA
- the TMA46 gene encoding translation machinery-associated protein TMA46 (similar to Saccharomyces cerevisiae TMA46 (YOR091W); ancestral locus Anc_2.194) yields the protein MPPKKGKQPQVAGKKKDNVDKTFGMKNKNRSTKVQRYIKQVQSQSDPKKEEMKLKKLEEKKRREAEEAERRALFNPVADQRVRAGVDPKSMVCALFKLGNCNKGAKCKFSHDLNVGRRMEKKDLYQDTRSEKEKDTMDNWDEEKLRRVILSKHGNPKTTTDKVCKYFTEAVENGKYGWFWICPNGGDKCMYRHSLPEGFVLKTNEQKRLERESLEKQPKITLEEFIETERGKLDKTKLTPITIANFAQWKKDHVIAKINAEKKLTSKRKPTGREIILKMSAENKSFETDYTDMAGDVTQGSAWDLSEFTDALKKADHQDDGGIKDYGDGSNPTFDIRKANSATLA from the coding sequence ATGCCACCAAAGAAAGGAAAGCAGCCACAAGTGGCTGGtaagaagaaagataatGTCGACAAGACGTTTGGtatgaagaacaagaacCGTTCTACCAAGGTTCAAAGGTACATCAAGCAAGTACAATCCCAATCGGACCccaagaaagaagagatgAAGTTAAAAAAACTAGAGGAGAAAAAACGCAGAGAGGCCGAAGAGGCTGAACGAAGAGCTCTGTTCAACCCTGTGGCAGACCAAAGGGTCCGTGCAGGTGTGGACCCCAAGTCCATGGTTTGTGCCCTGTTCAAGCTGGGAAATTGTAACAAGGGTGCCAAATGTAAATTTTCACACGATTTGAACGTCGGTAGAAGAATGGAGAAGAAGGATCTATATCAAGACACAAGAagtgaaaaggaaaaggacACAATGGATAACTgggatgaagaaaagttgaGAAGGGTTATTTTGTCCAAGCACGGTAACCCAAAGACCACAACTGATAAGGTATGTAAATACTTTACCGAGGCAGTGGAAAACGGTAAATACGGTTGGTTCTGGATCTGCCCTAATGGAGGTGACAAATGTATGTACAGGCACTCGCTACCAGAGGGTTTCGTACTGAAAACAAATGAACAAAAGAGGCTCGAGAGGGAGTCGCTGGAGAAGCAACCTAAGATCACACTAGAAGAGTTTATTGAAACAGAAAGGGGCAAGCTAGACAAGACCAAGCTAACACCAATAACAATTGCCAACTTTGCCCAGTGGAAGAAGGACCACGTCATCGCAAAGATAAatgcagaaaagaaattgactagtaaaagaaaacccACAGGTAGAGAAATTATTCTAAAGATGAGCGCCGAGAACAAGTCATTCGAAACGGACTACACCGACATGGCAGGCGACGTCACTCAGGGATCCGCGTGGGATCTCTCTGAATTTACGGATGCCTTGAAAAAGGCTGACCACCAAGATGACGGCGGGATCAAAGACTACGGTGACGGTAGCAACCCCACCTTCGATATTAGGAAAGCAAACTCTGCCACGCTCGCATAG
- the ECM3 gene encoding putative ATPase ECM3 (similar to Saccharomyces cerevisiae YNL095C and ECM3 (YOR092W); ancestral locus Anc_2.192) — MIHITLGQAIWASVRPIIKIYLIIGVGFGLCKMNILTVQATRSISDIVLTVLLPCLSFNKIVANIEDNDIKDVGIICLTSVILFATGLGFAFIVRSTLPVPKRWRGGILAGGMFPNISDLPIAYLQSMDQGFIFSQAEGEKGVANVIIFLAMFLICVFNLGGFRLIENDFHYKGDDDEENTLIDQDSAQQPTPPIEDNSSSSSNQDILKEPNESTVPNSSRGSYISEKNKKGKPEITGPESTHTNSPAIDDESSNSSAMVSIDSITHSLHTNRMDAQSINGLNDPTYRTISQPIAYTTESRTAHAHNTRRNSITGSLRSVDMRELPAEDMTDLIREYSNVDQYGRRRKSSVSSQRPPSVLQADGALSPNLTRTSTLQRVKTSDLTRIITSDATVSKKDIETSGSSLPKWLQKFPLTKFFVFFLKNCLRPCSMAVILALIIAFIPWVKALFVTSSHTPKIKQAPDNAPALTFIMDFTAYVGAASVPFGLILLGATLGRLKIGKLYPGFWKSAVLLVFLRQCIMPIFGVLWCDRLVKTGWLNWEDDKMLLFVTAITWNLPTMTTLIYFTASFTPEDETEPVQMECTSFFLMLQYPLMVVSLPFLVSYFIKVQMKL, encoded by the coding sequence ATGATACATATCACGCTAGGACAAGCCATCTGGGCCTCTGTCAGACCAATTATCAAAATCTATCTGATTATTGGTGTAGGCTTCGGTTTGTGCAAGATGAACATCTTAACAGTTCAGGCGACAAGATCCATCTCTGATATCGTTTTAACGGTTCTGCTTCCTTGTTTAtcattcaataaaatcGTAGCAAATATAGAAGATAACGATATCAAAGATGTCGGCATTATTTGTCTTACGTCTGTTATACTATTTGCGACAGGCCTGGGGTTTGCCTTTATTGTTCGCAGTACACTACCTGTTCCTAAGAGATGGCGTGGGGGTATACTTGCAGGTGGCATGTTCCCTAATATCAGTGACTTACCGATCGCTTATTTGCAGTCCATGGACCAAGGGTTTATCTTTTCCCAAGCGGAGGGTGAAAAAGGTGTTGCCAACGTTATTATCTTTCTGGCAATGTTTTTAATATGTGTGTTTAACCTGGGGGGTTTCAGACTAATTGAAAACGACTTCCATTACAAAGGtgacgatgatgaagaaaacacTTTGATCGATCAAGACTCAGCGCAACAACCAACACCGCCCATCGAAGATAAttcttcctcatcctcCAACCAAGATATCCTTAAAGAACCTAATGAGTCAACCGTTCCAAATAGTTCACGAGGAAGCTACATTTCtgagaaaaataagaaaggaAAACCAGAAATTACTGGTCCTGAATCTACACACACTAACTCTCCGGCCATAGATGACGAAAGCTCGAATTCATCCGCGATGGTTTCTATTGATAGCATTACACATTCCCTACATACGAACCGTATGGATGCCCAATCCATAAATGGTCTCAATGACCCTACATATAGAACCATAAGCCAGCCTATTGCATACACTACGGAGTCAAGAACAGCGCATGCACACAATACCCGTAGAAATTCTATCACAGGTTCCTTACGCTCCGTAGATATGCGTGAACTACCCGCTGAAGATATGACAGATTTGATTCGCGAGTACTCTAACGTTGACCAGTACGGCAGGAGAAGGAAAAGCTCTGTCAGTTCCCAAAGGCCGCCCTCTGTCTTACAGGCAGACGGTGCGCTTTCTCCCAATTTAACTAGGACTTCCACCTTACAAAGAGTCAAAACTTCTGATCTAACAAGGATTATTACCTCAGATGCCACCGTCAGTAAGAAAGATATCGAAACTTCAGGTTCATCTTTACCAAAATGGCTACAAAAGTTTCCCTTGActaaattttttgttttttttctaaaaaattgtttgagACCTTGTTCTATGGCTGTTATTCTGGCTTTAATTATTGCTTTCATTCCCTGGGTAAAAGCTTTGTTTGTTACCTCAAGTCATACCCCAAAGATCAAACAAGCCCCGGATAATGCCCCTGCTTTGACATTTATTATGGATTTTACTGCTTATGTCGGCGCAGCCTCAGTGCCATTTGGTTTAATCTTGTTAGGTGCCACTCTCGGTAGATTAAAAATTGGGAAATTATATCCTGGTTTCTGGAAATCTGCAGTGTTATTAGTCTTTCTTAGACAATGTATCATGCCCATCTTTGGTGTTCTGTGGTGTGATCGTCTAGTGAAAACAGGATGGCTGAACTGGGAAGACGACAAGATGTTACTGTTTGTCACCGCCATTACCTGGAATCTGCCAACAATGACCACCTTAATTTATTTCACTGCAAGTTTTACTCCCGAAGATGAAACTGAACCCGTTCAGATGGAATGTacctctttctttttgatgcTTCAGTATCCTTTAATGGTCGTTAGTTTACcatttttagtttcttaTTTCATAAAGGTTCAAATGAAGTTATAA